A genome region from Defluviimonas aquaemixtae includes the following:
- a CDS encoding glutathione S-transferase family protein — MTAKLHCFGESGNAYKAALTLTLAGYDWEPVFVDFFNGETRTEAFRKLNLMGEVPVLVDGDLVLSQSGAIMYHVAGQTGKLGGAPGEEAEVLRWVLWDNHKMSSQAGTTRFLMNFLPEDKRPKEVIAFMQARLKNAYGALDAHLAGRDWIVGTGPTIADLSCCGYLYYPEPFGFDRTDWPNIDRWLDRIAALPGWKHPYDLMPGNPSDRA, encoded by the coding sequence ATGACGGCGAAACTCCACTGCTTCGGCGAAAGCGGCAACGCCTACAAGGCGGCGCTCACGCTCACGCTCGCGGGCTATGACTGGGAACCGGTCTTCGTCGACTTCTTTAACGGCGAGACGCGGACCGAGGCGTTCCGCAAGCTGAACCTGATGGGCGAGGTCCCGGTCCTGGTCGACGGCGATCTCGTGCTCAGCCAGTCCGGCGCGATCATGTATCATGTAGCAGGTCAAACCGGCAAACTCGGCGGCGCGCCGGGCGAGGAGGCGGAGGTCCTGCGCTGGGTGCTCTGGGACAATCACAAGATGTCCTCGCAGGCCGGCACGACGCGGTTCCTGATGAACTTCCTGCCCGAGGACAAGCGCCCAAAAGAGGTCATCGCCTTCATGCAGGCGCGGCTCAAGAACGCATATGGCGCGCTCGACGCCCATCTCGCGGGCCGCGACTGGATCGTCGGCACCGGCCCGACCATCGCCGACCTGTCCTGCTGCGGCTATCTCTACTACCCCGAGCCGTTCGGCTTCGACCGCACGGACTGGCCGAATATCGACCGCTGGCTCGACCGCATCGCCGCCCTGCCTGGTTGGAAACACCCCTACGACCTGATGCCCGGCAATCCCTCGGACCGGGCCTGA
- a CDS encoding cupin domain-containing protein: MGAIDKGTCPVKTGSIYPEPYASQMAGRSSLRLGDAGGLTQFGANEVILAPGALSSLRHWHHREDEFVMVTQGECALVQDEGETVMRVGDCAAFPAGDPNGHHFINKSGAEARFLVVGSRMNPEIATYSDVDLEVELKDGKATFTHKDGTPYQGDEA; this comes from the coding sequence ATGGGCGCCATCGACAAGGGGACATGCCCGGTCAAGACCGGCTCCATCTACCCCGAACCCTATGCCAGCCAGATGGCGGGGCGCTCGTCGCTCCGCCTCGGCGACGCGGGCGGGCTGACGCAGTTCGGCGCGAACGAGGTGATCCTCGCACCCGGCGCGCTGTCCAGCCTGCGCCACTGGCATCACCGCGAGGATGAGTTCGTCATGGTGACGCAAGGCGAATGCGCGCTCGTTCAGGACGAGGGCGAAACCGTGATGCGCGTGGGCGATTGCGCGGCCTTCCCGGCGGGTGATCCGAACGGGCACCACTTTATCAACAAGTCCGGGGCGGAAGCGCGCTTCCTCGTCGTGGGCTCCCGCATGAACCCCGAAATAGCAACCTACTCCGATGTCGATCTGGAAGTGGAGCTGAAGGACGGCAAGGCGACCTTCACCCACAAGGACGGCACGCCCTATCAGGGAGACGAAGCATGA
- a CDS encoding 3-hydroxyacyl-CoA dehydrogenase NAD-binding domain-containing protein → MTDFTYSVDANGVATITWDVKDKSMNVMNLKGFEDLDALIDKAIADDKVKGVVITSGKKDFAGGMDLNIIAKMKASAGDNPAQGLMEGLMQSHSILRKIERAGMDPKTLKGGKPIAAALPGTALGIGYEIPLACHRIFAADNPKAKIGLPEIMVGIFPGMGGTTRLVRKMGAMAAAPYLLEGKLLDPQKAKGAGLIDEVVADPVAAAKDWVLSAKDADIVKPWDQKGYKMPGGAPYHPAGFMTYVGANAMVHGKTQGAFPAAKALLSAAYEGALVPFDTAIRIEARWFTNVLMNPSSSAMIRSLFINKEALEKGANRPDVPDQKVAKLGVLGAGMMGAGIAYVSANAGIKVVLIDAKQEAADKGKSYSEGILDKGMKRGKVTEEKKAEVLGRINATTDYAALDGCDLIVEAVFEDTGVKADVTAKAEAVIPETAVFATNTSTLPISDLAKASKRPGQFIGIHFFSPVDKMLLVEIIKGKETGDVAVAKALDFVRQIRKTPIVVNDARFFYANRCIIPYINEGLRMVAEGVQPALVENAAKLLGFPLGPLQLVDETSIDLGVKIAKATRAAMGDAYPDSAVDEVLFAMADKGRLGRKSAAGFYAYDEKGGRLGLWDELGAIWRVSEDQPELSQVQHRLMMAQVLEAVRALEEGVLEDIREGDVGAILGWGFAPWSGGPFSWLDILGAEKAVAICERLEKAHGPRFAAPKLLKDVAAKGQTFYGRFGATAKAA, encoded by the coding sequence ATGACCGATTTCACCTATTCCGTGGATGCCAACGGCGTCGCGACCATCACTTGGGACGTCAAGGACAAGTCGATGAACGTCATGAACCTGAAAGGGTTCGAGGATCTCGATGCATTGATCGACAAGGCCATTGCCGACGACAAGGTGAAGGGCGTCGTGATCACTTCCGGCAAGAAGGACTTCGCCGGGGGGATGGACCTCAACATCATCGCCAAGATGAAGGCGAGCGCGGGCGACAACCCGGCGCAAGGGCTGATGGAGGGGCTGATGCAGTCCCACAGCATCCTTCGCAAGATCGAGCGCGCGGGCATGGACCCCAAGACGCTGAAAGGCGGCAAGCCGATCGCCGCGGCCCTGCCGGGCACGGCACTCGGCATTGGCTACGAGATCCCTCTGGCCTGCCACCGTATCTTCGCGGCCGACAACCCCAAGGCCAAGATCGGCCTGCCTGAGATCATGGTCGGCATCTTCCCCGGTATGGGCGGCACGACGCGACTGGTGCGCAAGATGGGCGCGATGGCGGCGGCACCCTACCTTCTGGAAGGCAAGCTTCTCGACCCGCAGAAGGCCAAGGGCGCGGGCCTGATCGACGAGGTGGTGGCCGATCCGGTCGCTGCGGCAAAGGACTGGGTGTTGAGCGCCAAGGATGCCGACATCGTCAAGCCCTGGGACCAGAAGGGCTACAAGATGCCGGGCGGCGCGCCCTATCATCCGGCGGGCTTCATGACCTATGTCGGCGCCAATGCGATGGTGCATGGCAAGACTCAAGGCGCGTTCCCGGCCGCCAAGGCGCTCCTGTCCGCTGCGTATGAAGGCGCGCTGGTGCCCTTCGACACCGCCATCAGGATCGAGGCGCGCTGGTTCACGAACGTCCTGATGAACCCCTCGTCCAGCGCCATGATCCGGTCCTTGTTCATCAACAAGGAAGCGCTGGAAAAGGGCGCGAACCGTCCCGACGTGCCCGACCAGAAGGTCGCCAAGCTCGGCGTTCTCGGCGCCGGCATGATGGGCGCGGGCATCGCTTACGTCTCGGCCAATGCCGGCATCAAGGTCGTGCTGATCGACGCCAAGCAGGAAGCCGCCGACAAGGGCAAGAGCTACTCCGAAGGCATTCTCGACAAGGGCATGAAGCGCGGCAAGGTGACGGAAGAGAAGAAGGCCGAGGTGCTCGGCCGCATCAACGCCACGACCGACTATGCCGCGCTCGACGGTTGTGACCTGATCGTCGAGGCGGTGTTCGAAGACACCGGCGTGAAGGCCGACGTGACGGCGAAGGCCGAGGCGGTGATCCCCGAGACGGCGGTCTTCGCCACCAACACCTCCACCCTGCCGATCAGCGATCTGGCGAAGGCGTCGAAGCGGCCCGGCCAGTTCATCGGCATCCACTTCTTCTCGCCAGTCGACAAGATGCTTCTGGTGGAGATCATCAAGGGCAAGGAAACCGGCGACGTGGCCGTGGCCAAGGCGCTCGACTTCGTGCGACAGATCAGGAAGACCCCGATCGTCGTCAACGACGCGCGCTTCTTCTACGCCAACCGCTGCATCATCCCCTACATCAACGAGGGCCTCCGCATGGTGGCCGAAGGGGTGCAACCGGCGCTGGTCGAGAACGCGGCGAAGCTTCTGGGCTTCCCGCTCGGGCCGCTGCAGCTGGTCGACGAGACCTCGATCGACCTCGGCGTCAAGATTGCCAAGGCCACCAGGGCCGCGATGGGCGACGCCTATCCCGACAGCGCGGTCGACGAGGTCCTGTTCGCGATGGCCGACAAGGGCCGGCTCGGGCGCAAATCCGCTGCCGGGTTCTATGCCTATGACGAAAAGGGCGGCCGGCTCGGCCTGTGGGACGAGCTTGGTGCGATCTGGCGCGTGTCGGAAGACCAACCCGAATTGTCCCAGGTGCAGCACCGGCTGATGATGGCGCAGGTTCTGGAGGCAGTCCGGGCGCTGGAAGAGGGCGTGCTCGAAGACATCCGCGAAGGCGATGTCGGCGCGATCCTCGGCTGGGGCTTCGCGCCGTGGTCGGGCGGGCCGTTCTCGTGGCTCGACATCCTCGGGGCGGAAAAGGCGGTGGCGATCTGCGAGAGGCTCGAAAAGGCGCACGGGCCCCGCTTCGCGGCGCCGAAGCTCCTGAAGGACGTCGCGGCGAAGGGCCAGACTTTCTACGGGCGCTTCGGGGCGACCGCCAAGGCGGCCTGA
- a CDS encoding acetyl-CoA C-acetyltransferase, whose product MSDAYIYDAVRSPRGKGRPDGSLHEITSVSLSAKVLNAVKERNVLDGHAVEDVIWGNVTQVGEQGGCLARSAVLLSDLDQSIPGLAINRFCASGMEAVNLAANQVKGGAGQAYIAGGVEMMGRVPMGSDGAAIAVDPSLAMKTYFVPQGISADIIATEYGFSRDDADALAVESQKRAANAWDKKHFAKSIVTIKDQNGLPILDHDEYMRPGTDMQSLGALKASFKDMGEVMPGFDKIALMKYPHLEKINHIHHAGNSSGIVDGAAAVLIGNKDFGEKHGLKPRARIKATAKIGTDPTIMLTGPVPVTEKIMKDSGMSVADIDLFEVNEAFASVVLRFMQAFDVDADKVNVNGGSIAMGHPLGATGAIIIGTLLDELERTGKGTGLATLCIASGMGAATIIERV is encoded by the coding sequence ATGTCAGACGCCTATATCTACGACGCCGTCCGCTCGCCGCGCGGCAAGGGCCGCCCCGACGGCTCGCTCCACGAAATCACGTCCGTTTCGCTGTCGGCCAAGGTGCTGAACGCGGTGAAGGAACGCAACGTCCTTGACGGCCACGCGGTCGAGGACGTGATCTGGGGCAACGTGACCCAGGTCGGCGAACAGGGCGGTTGTCTCGCGCGGTCGGCGGTGCTGCTGTCCGACCTCGATCAGTCGATTCCCGGCCTCGCCATCAACCGATTCTGCGCCTCCGGGATGGAGGCGGTGAACCTAGCGGCGAACCAGGTCAAGGGCGGCGCGGGTCAGGCTTACATCGCGGGCGGGGTCGAAATGATGGGACGCGTTCCCATGGGCTCGGACGGGGCGGCGATCGCCGTTGACCCTTCTCTCGCCATGAAGACCTATTTCGTGCCGCAGGGCATCTCTGCTGACATCATCGCAACCGAGTACGGGTTTTCCCGCGACGACGCGGACGCGCTTGCGGTGGAATCTCAGAAACGCGCCGCAAACGCCTGGGATAAAAAGCATTTTGCCAAATCCATCGTGACGATCAAGGACCAAAACGGTCTGCCGATCCTCGACCATGACGAATACATGCGTCCCGGCACCGACATGCAGAGCCTCGGCGCGCTCAAGGCCTCGTTCAAGGATATGGGCGAGGTCATGCCGGGCTTCGACAAGATCGCGCTGATGAAGTATCCGCACCTGGAAAAGATCAACCACATTCACCATGCGGGCAACTCTTCGGGCATCGTGGACGGCGCGGCGGCCGTGCTGATCGGCAACAAGGATTTCGGCGAGAAGCACGGGCTGAAGCCCCGCGCCCGGATCAAGGCGACCGCGAAGATCGGCACCGATCCGACGATCATGCTGACCGGCCCGGTGCCCGTGACCGAGAAGATCATGAAGGACTCCGGCATGTCGGTCGCGGACATCGACCTCTTCGAGGTCAACGAGGCCTTCGCCTCGGTCGTCCTGCGCTTCATGCAGGCCTTCGACGTCGATGCCGATAAGGTCAACGTCAACGGCGGATCCATCGCGATGGGCCATCCCCTGGGTGCCACCGGCGCGATCATCATCGGCACACTGCTCGACGAGCTGGAGCGTACCGGTAAGGGCACCGGCCTCGCGACGCTCTGCATTGCCTCCGGCATGGGCGCGGCCACGATCATCGAGCGGGTGTGA